A stretch of the Candidatus Microthrix subdominans genome encodes the following:
- a CDS encoding helix-turn-helix transcriptional regulator: MRAPSCRTTRVTLSVGYGLGGWCRLRSAVVARDRTRDRAVAEAFGARVRELRLERGMTQEGLAEAAEVHATFVSNLERGYRVPSLPTVLRVAAGLGVSAGRLVDGIEA, encoded by the coding sequence ATGCGGGCTCCTTCGTGTCGAACAACACGAGTGACCTTATCAGTAGGCTATGGGCTTGGCGGGTGGTGTCGGCTGAGATCGGCCGTCGTGGCCCGAGACCGAACCAGAGACCGTGCAGTTGCTGAGGCGTTCGGTGCTCGGGTGCGAGAGCTGCGGCTGGAGCGGGGCATGACGCAGGAAGGCTTGGCGGAGGCGGCCGAGGTGCATGCGACGTTCGTGTCGAACTTGGAGCGTGGGTATCGGGTGCCGTCGCTTCCGACGGTGCTGCGGGTGGCGGCGGGGTTGGGCGTCAGCGCGGGCAGGCTTGTCGACGGGATCGAAGCCTGA